TCAAATCCGGGGTCAATAAAACCGGCAGTATGCACCAAAATGCCCATTCTGGCCAGAGAGCTTTTGCCTTCCACTCTTAAAACCAAATTGTCAGGCACTTTTACGAACTCCTTAGTGCTGGCCAATATGAAATTATGAGGGTGCAACACAAAAGGTTCACCATCCTTGAGCTTGTAATGTTTTGTGAAGTTTTTCGGTAGACCTTTTTTGATGTCCAAGAGGCTTTGTTTTTCAACATTAAAAACCTTAAAGATATTACTTAGTTTAAGATCTATTGAGGCGGGTCCTATTTGATTTGGTTTAAGTTTTGGCGTAAACTGCAACCCCTTTTCTTTTATGGCCTTTTTTATGTCTCGGTCTGATAAAATCATGAATATTTTTTTATATTTAATAGAATACTAAAATATTAAAACATCTTTTTCAAGTTTTTTAAAACGGTGGTATTATTAATAAACAATGAAAATCTGGCCGAAATATTTTTCCGACCTTTTGGTAAAAGGCGACCCGCGTTCAAGCATCGGAGTGATAACTCTTTGGACAAGCAAGGAACTGATTTCCAACAGTCTTAAGAATTTTCAAAGCAAAGTTTCTTTGATTGGACAGCTTTATTCCAAGGAGGGCATAAATTGGGTTTTGAGAAATATTTTTTTAAATCCGCGCGTAACTAAGATCATACTGTGCGGTCAGGACAAATCCGGCTCGGGAGAGGCTCTGTTGAAGTTTGTAAAAAACGGAATAGATGACGACGGCTTTGTCATAGGCGCTGAAAACGCGAAAATTCACAAAGAAATAGACCTGAATTATTTGGAAAAATTTCGCCAAAAAGTTGAAATTATAGACGCCAGAAATAAAAATCCGACTGACTTGATAATAAAGGAAATCAAAAGATCGAAAAAAATCTCCAAGCCGTGGATTGAGCCTAAGGAATTCGCCGAACCGGAGCGGCGCTCGCCGGAAACAATGCCGTCGGAAAAATGCGACTTTAAAATACAGGCGGAAAAAGTCGGAGACGCCTGGCTTGAAATATTGGACGCGATAATGAAATTCGGCCATGTTAAAAAGTCCCAGCATTCGTCGGACCAAAGGGAGGTTGTAAATCTTATCGCGACAATAACCGGAGAAGACATAAAAAATATTGATTGGAAACCTTACTTCCGATTCTCAAAAAAAGATTTTGAGAATTATCTGCCGCAGGTTGTCACCAAAAACAAGATTCCAAACATAGAGTACACTTACGGCCAAAGGTTGAGAGACCACGATGGCATAGACCAGATACAGTCTATAATGGAAGACCTTAAAAGAACTCCTTACTCCAGAAGGGCGGTAGCGGTGACCTGGAAAGTCGCCGCGGATCATAACAACCCGCACGCTCCCTGTCTGGATTTGATACAATGCCTGGTTCAGGACAATAAACTTTTTTTCACGGCTTTTATCCGTTCCAACGATATGTTCAGAGCATGGCCGATGAACGCGCTGGCTTTTTTGCGTTTACAAAAAATTATCGCCGATGGTTGCGGCTTTGAAATGGGGCCGTTTACGACCATATCCGGCTCGGCTCATATTTATTCCGACTGCTGGAACGATGCCATAAAAATTGTCAAAAAATACGCCAAAGGTCCAATGTGTAAATTTGATCCCAGGGGCAATTACGTCATTAATGTTTCTAAAGGTAAAATTTTGGCCAAGCATCTTTCTCCACTAGGAGACGTATTGGAAGAATTTTCCGGCTCAACGGCCAGAGAAGTTTTTGACGTTATTTCCATGATGCACGGAGTGTCTTTTATTGAGCATGCTTTTGACCTGGGAGCGGAATTGCAGAAAGCGGAAATCGCTTTAAAACAAAAAATAAATTATGTTCAAGACAGACCGTTAAACTTTCCCGTTTAGCTTACTATCGACATCGAACGTCAATATTTTGGAAAATTAAGGCGGAATGCTAATATTGTTTTATGTATTACATCGTTGGTTTGGGTAATCCGGGGGAGGAATACGAGCAGACGCGGCACAACGCCGGGCGGATGACTCTCCTGGATTTTATAAAAAAAGAGGGGATTGATGAACCCGAGTTTGATAAAAAA
The Candidatus Paceibacter sp. DNA segment above includes these coding regions:
- a CDS encoding dCTP deaminase yields the protein MILSDRDIKKAIKEKGLQFTPKLKPNQIGPASIDLKLSNIFKVFNVEKQSLLDIKKGLPKNFTKHYKLKDGEPFVLHPHNFILASTKEFVKVPDNLVLRVEGKSSLARMGILVHTAGFIDPGFEGTITLEISNQSNLAVAIYPNMNICQIAVHSMTSPSEVPYNKRKSSLYMNQSDPTEASTKNLLK